From Amycolatopsis sp. YIM 10, the proteins below share one genomic window:
- a CDS encoding DUF6286 domain-containing protein — MKRRPRRAVAAALTALVVAAVSAVVAVVAIQLILGERPWIDHTSVAGLRWSDLPVAVAGGAFVLLGLVLALAAVLPGRLVVLPIRADSGITRHSYRSTLRRAAADVDGVSRAKLTLRRRRVSAKVRTERTNTTGLADAVRSALEHRLGQLDPSIGPRISVKVVRRAK, encoded by the coding sequence ATGAAACGCCGTCCTCGCCGTGCGGTGGCGGCCGCGCTGACCGCACTGGTGGTGGCCGCTGTCAGCGCGGTGGTCGCCGTGGTCGCCATCCAGCTGATCCTCGGGGAACGGCCGTGGATCGACCACACCTCGGTGGCGGGCCTCCGGTGGAGCGATCTGCCGGTCGCCGTCGCCGGTGGCGCGTTTGTCCTTTTAGGACTCGTACTGGCGCTCGCGGCGGTCCTGCCCGGCAGGTTGGTGGTCCTGCCGATTCGCGCGGATTCCGGCATCACGCGGCACAGCTATCGCTCCACCCTGCGCCGGGCGGCGGCAGACGTGGACGGGGTGTCGCGGGCGAAGCTCACCCTGCGCCGGCGCAGGGTCTCGGCCAAGGTGCGCACCGAACGGACAAACACCACCGGCCTGGCCGACGCGGTTCGCTCGGCCTTGGAGCACCGGCTCGGCCAACTCGATCCGTCGATCGGCCCGCGGATCTCGGTCAAGGTTGTCAGGAGGGCGAAATGA
- a CDS encoding ATP-binding protein, which translates to MLDLSGNPAELGRVRRWARSRLTGLDPALLADAVGALDELTSNAIRHGAPPRRVRLRRAPSLLRIEVSDGSPEPAEYRTPDNDGGRGLRLVDAYVSAWGQTMGDAGKTVWADIALGPKPT; encoded by the coding sequence GTGCTGGATCTCTCCGGCAATCCCGCCGAACTGGGCCGGGTCCGGCGCTGGGCCAGGAGCCGGCTCACCGGGCTCGACCCCGCGCTGCTGGCCGACGCCGTCGGCGCGCTGGACGAGCTGACCTCCAACGCGATCCGCCACGGCGCGCCGCCGCGCCGGGTGCGCCTGCGCCGGGCGCCCTCACTGCTGCGGATCGAGGTCAGCGACGGCTCGCCCGAACCGGCCGAGTACCGGACACCGGACAACGACGGCGGCCGCGGGCTGCGCCTGGTCGACGCCTACGTCAGCGCCTGGGGCCAGACCATGGGCGACGCCGGGAAAACGGTGTGGGCGGACATCGCGCTCGGCCCGAAACCGACGTGA
- a CDS encoding fasciclin domain-containing protein: protein MKNLRVAGIGFAAVAALTLTACGSDDTASPGNTPAPAPSSEMAPPMSSPAAGAGEGVTTNADVFGPACSQLPQGSEPGSLDSMGPQPVASAASTNPLLTKLVAAVKATNLVDTLNSQEAITVFAPADPAFAELGDAKFKELAGKPDELAPILQYHVVPKRYDAKGLAAAGGSLESLNTAGGPLKIEGSGENLTVNGAKVLCGNIPTKNATVFVIDKVMTPGTNK from the coding sequence GTGAAGAACCTTCGTGTCGCCGGAATCGGTTTCGCCGCGGTGGCCGCGCTGACGCTGACCGCCTGCGGGAGTGACGACACCGCCTCGCCGGGCAACACCCCGGCTCCCGCCCCGTCGAGCGAGATGGCGCCGCCGATGTCCAGCCCGGCCGCCGGCGCGGGTGAAGGGGTGACCACCAACGCCGACGTGTTCGGCCCGGCGTGTTCGCAGCTGCCCCAGGGCAGTGAGCCGGGTTCGCTGGACTCGATGGGCCCGCAGCCGGTGGCCAGCGCCGCGTCGACCAATCCGCTGCTGACCAAGCTGGTGGCCGCGGTCAAGGCCACCAACCTGGTGGACACGCTGAACAGCCAGGAGGCGATCACCGTGTTCGCCCCGGCCGACCCGGCGTTCGCCGAGTTGGGCGACGCTAAGTTCAAGGAGCTGGCTGGCAAGCCGGACGAGCTGGCGCCGATCCTGCAGTACCACGTCGTGCCCAAGCGCTACGACGCCAAGGGCCTGGCGGCCGCGGGTGGTTCGCTGGAGAGCCTGAACACCGCCGGTGGCCCGCTGAAGATCGAGGGCAGCGGCGAGAACCTGACGGTGAACGGCGCGAAGGTGCTGTGCGGCAACATCCCCACCAAGAACGCGACCGTCTTCGTGATCGACAAGGTGATGACTCCGGGCACGAACAAGTAG
- a CDS encoding Asp23/Gls24 family envelope stress response protein: protein MSTGERGTLTIEDRVVERIAAQAVTEVDGAGEDRPAKVRARVTGESATLDVRLSISYPLSVASTTESARQHLRRRVGELAGVTVSRVDITVTALRSRAAGTGRVE, encoded by the coding sequence ATGAGCACCGGGGAACGCGGCACCCTCACCATCGAGGACCGCGTCGTCGAGCGCATCGCCGCGCAGGCGGTGACCGAGGTCGACGGCGCGGGCGAGGACCGGCCGGCGAAAGTACGCGCCCGGGTGACCGGCGAGTCGGCGACGCTGGACGTCCGGCTTTCGATCAGTTATCCGCTCTCGGTGGCCAGTACCACCGAAAGCGCACGACAGCACCTGAGGCGGCGCGTCGGCGAACTGGCCGGGGTGACGGTTTCGCGGGTGGACATCACGGTCACCGCGCTGCGGTCACGCGCCGCCGGAACGGGGAGGGTCGAATGA
- a CDS encoding Asp23/Gls24 family envelope stress response protein, protein MANDKQQPSSDLVTTEGITTIADTVVRKVAGLAASEISGVHALGGGASRAFNALRERIPGATASAGQGVSVEVGERQAAVDLQLEVEYGVAIAELSRAVRRNVITAVERMTGLQVVEVNITVADVHLPDEDSGSTETDRVH, encoded by the coding sequence ATGGCGAACGACAAGCAGCAGCCGAGCAGCGACCTGGTCACCACCGAGGGCATCACCACCATCGCCGACACCGTGGTGCGGAAGGTCGCCGGGCTTGCCGCGAGTGAGATCTCCGGGGTGCACGCGCTCGGCGGCGGTGCTTCGCGGGCGTTCAACGCGTTGCGCGAGCGCATCCCTGGCGCCACCGCGAGCGCGGGGCAGGGTGTTTCGGTCGAGGTCGGCGAGCGTCAGGCCGCGGTGGATCTCCAGCTCGAAGTGGAGTACGGGGTGGCCATCGCCGAGTTGAGCCGCGCGGTGCGCCGCAACGTGATCACCGCCGTGGAGCGGATGACCGGGTTGCAGGTCGTCGAGGTGAACATCACCGTCGCCGACGTGCACCTGCCCGACGAGGATTCCGGCTCCACTGAAACCGACCGCGTGCACTGA
- a CDS encoding PP2C family protein-serine/threonine phosphatase produces the protein MGSAHSPEKAGPLPRLSVGYRLHVLLVEDDDGDALLVEEMLADALEPTTLRRVGTLAEALSAPIRADCVLLDLALPDAMGLDSVARLRRFAPGTAVVVLTGRADERTGQAAVAAGAQDYLVKSQVDGPLLSKALRYAWERKRAEQVEQSLREQQLRAGEYTRLERGLLPTPLLASAELSLVARYRPGRDGALLGGDFYDAVELADGTLHVIIGDVSGHGPDEAALGVALRIAWRSLVLAGLPQDQVLATVQQVLTHERINNQFATVCVVSVAPDRRSLSMRLAGHPPPFLRTGSGAHLLPVDRLGVPLGVLPDARWEPMEVELEPGWVLLLCTDGIFEGRSGHGIELLGQEEMTELFLGLLRDRPDWRAAPAGVLDELIAEAERRNGGPLDDDVAVVLLGHQEKA, from the coding sequence ATGGGCTCGGCTCACTCGCCTGAAAAGGCAGGTCCACTCCCGCGGTTGTCGGTGGGGTACCGGTTGCACGTGCTGTTGGTCGAGGACGATGACGGTGACGCGCTCCTGGTCGAGGAGATGCTCGCCGACGCGCTCGAACCGACCACGCTGCGCCGCGTCGGCACGCTGGCCGAAGCGCTGTCCGCCCCGATCCGCGCCGACTGCGTGCTGCTCGACCTCGCGCTGCCCGACGCGATGGGCCTCGATTCGGTGGCCAGGCTGCGCCGGTTCGCGCCGGGTACCGCGGTGGTGGTGCTCACCGGCCGCGCCGACGAGCGCACCGGCCAGGCCGCGGTCGCCGCCGGTGCCCAGGACTACCTGGTCAAGAGCCAGGTCGACGGCCCGCTGCTGAGCAAGGCGCTGCGGTACGCCTGGGAGCGCAAGCGGGCCGAGCAGGTCGAGCAGTCGCTGCGCGAGCAGCAGCTGCGGGCAGGCGAGTACACACGACTGGAACGCGGCCTGCTGCCCACCCCGCTGCTGGCCTCGGCGGAGCTGTCGCTGGTCGCCCGCTACCGGCCGGGCCGTGACGGCGCGCTGCTCGGCGGGGACTTCTACGACGCGGTCGAGCTGGCCGACGGCACCCTGCACGTGATCATCGGCGACGTCTCCGGCCACGGGCCCGACGAGGCCGCGCTGGGCGTGGCACTGCGCATCGCCTGGCGGTCGCTGGTGCTCGCCGGACTGCCGCAGGACCAGGTGCTGGCCACCGTCCAGCAGGTGCTCACGCACGAACGGATCAACAACCAGTTCGCCACCGTGTGCGTGGTCTCGGTCGCGCCGGACAGGCGGTCGCTGAGCATGCGCCTGGCCGGGCACCCGCCGCCGTTCCTGCGCACCGGTTCGGGCGCGCACCTGCTGCCGGTCGACCGGCTCGGCGTCCCGCTGGGTGTGCTGCCGGACGCCCGCTGGGAGCCGATGGAGGTCGAACTCGAACCGGGCTGGGTGCTGCTGCTGTGCACCGACGGCATCTTCGAGGGCCGCAGCGGGCACGGGATCGAGCTGCTCGGCCAGGAGGAGATGACCGAGCTGTTCCTCGGCCTGCTGCGCGACCGGCCGGACTGGCGGGCCGCCCCGGCCGGCGTGCTCGACGAGCTGATCGCCGAGGCGGAGCGCCGCAACGGCGGACCGCTCGACGACGACGTCGCGGTTGTCCTGCTCGGCCACCAGGAGAAGGCATGA
- a CDS encoding molybdopterin-dependent oxidoreductase, which yields MTSDEEPSTSDTAKVPVLVAALLGVLALLAALAAGHLVAGFVGGNASPYLAVGNGAIDLTPVELKDYAVRTFGTYDKLVLLLGMAVVMVLVSAAAGVASRRSVVPGAVVIAVFGVVGIVAVAARPDLTAVAVLAPIASLLAGVGVFAWLRRLFHTKAKAKAEQEEGPSRRSVLLAGAGVVVGAGAAGAAGQVLAGARDAASSRANVGALVPARTAPAIPADADFAKLGTPPFLTPNKDFYRVDTALSVPQVRTEDWRLRIHGMVDRELTCDYADIRDRPLVERTITMTCVSNEVGGPYVSTANFVGVDLADLLTEAGVRPGAEQLFSTSVDGWTAGTPVAAALDRGRGAMLAIGMNGEPLPVEHGFPARLVVPGLYGYVSATKWVVELEITTWAARRAYWLDRGWAERAPIKTQSRIDFPKGFETLPAGKVRLGGVAWAQHTGVAAVEVRLNRGPWQEAMLSKEVNADTWRMWWHEFDVPAGSHQISCRATDKSGQVQTGERRGTVPDGATGLHTISFTTR from the coding sequence ATGACCAGCGACGAGGAACCATCCACATCGGACACCGCGAAGGTGCCGGTGCTCGTCGCGGCGCTGCTGGGCGTGCTCGCGCTGCTCGCCGCGCTGGCGGCCGGGCACCTGGTCGCCGGGTTCGTCGGCGGCAACGCCTCGCCGTACCTGGCCGTGGGCAACGGCGCCATCGACCTGACCCCGGTGGAGCTGAAGGACTACGCGGTCCGCACCTTCGGCACCTACGACAAACTGGTGCTGCTGCTGGGCATGGCGGTGGTGATGGTGCTCGTTTCGGCCGCCGCCGGGGTGGCGTCACGGCGATCGGTGGTGCCCGGCGCGGTGGTGATCGCGGTCTTCGGTGTGGTCGGCATCGTCGCGGTGGCCGCGCGGCCGGACCTGACCGCCGTCGCCGTGCTCGCGCCGATCGCCAGTCTGCTCGCCGGGGTGGGGGTTTTCGCCTGGCTGCGCCGCCTTTTCCACACGAAGGCGAAAGCGAAAGCCGAGCAAGAGGAAGGCCCTTCGCGACGTTCGGTGCTGCTCGCCGGAGCGGGTGTCGTGGTGGGCGCGGGAGCGGCCGGTGCGGCCGGTCAAGTGCTCGCCGGAGCGCGTGACGCGGCGTCCTCACGGGCGAACGTCGGCGCACTGGTACCCGCGCGGACCGCGCCCGCGATCCCGGCCGACGCCGACTTCGCGAAGCTCGGAACTCCGCCGTTCCTCACGCCCAACAAGGATTTCTACCGGGTGGACACCGCGTTGTCGGTGCCGCAGGTGCGCACCGAGGACTGGCGCCTGCGCATCCACGGCATGGTGGACCGCGAACTCACCTGCGACTACGCCGACATCCGCGACCGGCCGCTGGTGGAACGCACCATCACCATGACCTGCGTGTCCAACGAGGTCGGCGGCCCGTACGTGTCCACGGCCAACTTCGTCGGCGTGGACCTGGCGGACCTGCTGACCGAGGCCGGGGTGCGGCCGGGTGCCGAGCAGCTGTTCTCGACCAGCGTGGACGGCTGGACCGCGGGTACGCCGGTGGCCGCCGCGCTGGACCGCGGGCGCGGCGCGATGCTGGCGATCGGGATGAACGGTGAACCGCTGCCGGTCGAGCACGGTTTTCCGGCCCGGTTGGTGGTGCCCGGTCTCTACGGTTATGTTTCGGCCACCAAATGGGTGGTCGAACTGGAGATCACCACCTGGGCGGCCCGTCGCGCGTATTGGCTCGACCGCGGCTGGGCCGAGCGGGCACCGATCAAAACGCAGTCCAGGATCGATTTCCCGAAGGGTTTCGAAACGCTGCCCGCCGGAAAGGTGCGGCTCGGCGGAGTCGCCTGGGCGCAGCACACCGGCGTGGCCGCGGTCGAGGTCCGGCTGAACCGCGGACCGTGGCAGGAAGCCATGCTGTCCAAGGAAGTCAACGCCGACACCTGGCGGATGTGGTGGCACGAGTTCGACGTGCCCGCCGGTAGCCACCAGATCTCCTGCCGCGCCACCGACAAATCCGGTCAGGTGCAGACCGGGGAACGCCGCGGCACCGTGCCCGACGGCGCGACCGGACTGCACACCATTTCCTTCACCACGCGGTAA